Proteins from one Pleuronectes platessa chromosome 16, fPlePla1.1, whole genome shotgun sequence genomic window:
- the angptl6 gene encoding angiopoietin-related protein 6, translating into MEKTLTIGLTLFLTLCVNIPEAGGRREGANGNNTQKRPSRSSDTNGGRCSYTFIVPQQKLTGALCLNTQSAAANQSEVAALRAELRRQQEEMEKFRGQLDQEGTLAMEVRALRKESNSMNSRITQLYAQLLQEVINQKDQASEQRRVENLLLNATTQALQVSSNYRELEKKYGAITSMLSSQTQFIARLEKQCQCRDSTHQPSVVMTEPPKIQSNVHPNYSSEASEMTNDVQRDQSAPPSQQEKIERVHNLPSTNTPTAPPFISSPVTKTPGPWRDCQHVLESGETTSGIYLLRPQSANRLMQAWCEQSQAQGGWTVIQRRQDGSVNFFRTWEQYKQGFGNLDGEYWLGLEHLYWLTKQADYKLRVALEDWQGRHVYAEYDSFHLEPESDWYRLRLGQYQGNAGDSLSWHNNKAFTTLDRDKDSYTGNCAHYQKGGWWYHMCAHSNLNGVWYRGGHYRSRYQDGVYWAEFHGGSYSLKRVSMMIKPT; encoded by the exons ATGGAGAAGACACTGACGATAGGCCTGACTCTTTTTCTAACCCTCTGTGTGAACATACCAGAAGCTGGTGGGCGGAGGGAGGGGGCCAATGGAAATAACACTCAGAAACGGCCATCACGGTCCTCAGATACAAACGGAGGCCGGTGCTCCTACACCTTCATTGTCCCCCAGCAAAAACTGACAGGGGCGCTGTGTTTGAATACACAGTCTGCCGCAGCCAACCAGTCTGAGGTGGCAGCGCTGCGGGCGGAGCTCAGGCGACAGcaggaagagatggagaagtTCAGGGGCCAACTGGACCAGGAGGGGACTCTTGCCATGGAGGTAAGAGCCCTGCGGAAAGAGAGTAACAGCATGAACTCACGCATCACCCAGCTCTACgcccagctgctgcaggaagtcATCAACCAAAAGGACCAGGCCTCGGAGCAGCGAAGGGTGGAGAACCTGCTGCTCAATGCTACAACACAG GCCCTGCAGGTGTCAAGCAATTACagggagctggagaagaaaTATGGAGCCATCACTTCCATGTTGAGCTCCCAGACCCAGTTTATTGCTCGTCTGGAAAAGCAGTGCCAGTGCAGGGACTCCACCCACCAGCCCTCCGTG GTGATGACTGAACCACCCAAAATCCAGTCTAACGTGCATCCTAATTACAGCTCTGAAGCCAGCGAAATGACCAACGACGTTCAAAGGGACCAAAGTGCTCCTCcgtcacagcaggaaaaaatCGAGCGAGTTCATAACCTCCCCAGCACCAACACTCCTACAGCCCCCCCTTTCATTAGTTCCCCCGTCACAAAGACTCCAG GGCCATGGCGGGACTGCCAGCATGTGCTGGAATCGGGCGAGACCACCAGTGGGATATACCTGCTCCGCCCGCAGAGCGCTAACCGCCTGATGCAGGCTTGGTGTGAGCAGAGTCAGGCTCAGGGAGGGTGGACGGTCATCCAGAGACGACAGGATGGGTCGGTCAACTTCTTCAGGACTTGGGAGCAGTATAAG caaggCTTTGGGAACCTAGATGGAGAGTATTGGCTCGGCTTGGAGCACCTCTACTGGTTGACCAAACAGGCTGATTATAAGCTACGTGTGGCTCTGGAGGACTGGCAGGGCCGGCACGTGTATGCCGAGTATGACAGCTTCCACCTGGAACCGGAGAGTGACTGGTACCGACTGCGGTTGGGCCAATACCAGGGCAATGCAGGGGACTCGCTCTCGTGGCACAACAACAAGGCCTTCACCACTCTGGATCGAGACAAGGACAGCTACACAG GTAACTGTGCCCATTACCAGAAAGGAGGCTGGTGGTACCACATGTGTGCCCACTCCAATCTGAATGGGGTGTGGTATCGGGGTGGACATTACCGCAGCCGCTACCAGGATGGGGTCTACTGGGCGGAATTCCATGGCGGGTCTTACTCCCTGAAACGAGTTTCAATGATGATCAAACCCACGTAA